From Candidatus Polarisedimenticolia bacterium, one genomic window encodes:
- a CDS encoding prepilin peptidase: MSLLIQAFVLALGAVIGSFLNVVIHRLPRRESVVFPPSACPSCGSRIHPLDNVPILSFLLLRGRCRRCSAPISPRYFLVEALTAACTLLLFVRLGPTVTLAIYLPFAWALIALAFIDAEHQILPDKITLPGIAVSALVPLLGRLHPWSPVVERLSWGSWAAGVVLGAAMPYLVVLAYRLSQLRKPPDERVEGMGMGDVKMLAMVGGFLGWKLVLLTLFAGSVLGSAWGLGGMAVRRYGMKHALPFGTFLAIGAFLSLLAGPALLAWYAGWLPPEE, from the coding sequence ATGTCCCTTCTCATCCAGGCCTTCGTCCTGGCGCTGGGAGCGGTGATCGGCAGCTTCCTCAACGTGGTCATCCATCGCCTCCCGCGACGCGAGTCGGTTGTGTTCCCCCCGTCGGCCTGCCCGAGCTGCGGATCCCGCATCCATCCCCTGGACAACGTCCCGATCCTGTCGTTCCTTCTCCTGCGAGGCCGCTGCCGCCGCTGCAGCGCCCCGATTTCCCCCCGTTATTTCCTGGTGGAGGCCCTCACCGCCGCCTGCACGTTGCTGCTCTTCGTTCGGCTGGGGCCGACCGTTACGCTGGCCATCTATCTTCCCTTCGCCTGGGCGCTCATTGCTCTGGCCTTCATTGACGCCGAGCACCAGATTCTTCCCGACAAGATCACGCTGCCGGGGATTGCGGTGTCGGCACTGGTCCCTCTCCTGGGACGCCTGCACCCCTGGAGTCCCGTGGTGGAGCGCCTGAGCTGGGGAAGCTGGGCGGCCGGCGTGGTGCTGGGAGCCGCGATGCCTTACCTGGTGGTCCTGGCCTATCGCCTTTCCCAGCTGCGCAAGCCTCCCGACGAGCGGGTCGAGGGGATGGGCATGGGAGACGTCAAGATGCTCGCGATGGTGGGCGGCTTCCTCGGATGGAAGCTGGTCCTCCTGACGCTGTTCGCCGGCTCGGTGCTCGGATCGGCGTGGGGTCTGGGAGGCATGGCGGTGCGGCGCTACGGCATGAAGCACGCCCTGCCCTTCGGTACGTTCCTGGCGATCGGGGCGTTTCTGTCGCTGCTTGCCGGTCCCGCGCTGCTGGCGTGGTATGCGGGGTGGCTTCCCCCCGAGGAGTGA
- a CDS encoding ABC transporter ATP-binding protein: MSREAVLEVAHVARSYRANFSPRKYWILRDLSFSVEPGELFGFIGPNGAGKTTTIKLIMDLVRPDAGSIRLFGQPHRTVAVKRRVGFLPENPYFYDYLTAGEFLDFYARLFALPAEARRRKVDELLELVGLTNRRDRQLRKFSKGMLQRLGLAQALINEPDLVILDEPMSGLDPVGRREVRDIILSLKRSGKTVFFSTHILSDTELLCDRVGILSKGELKAVGKIPDLIASDVKHWEIAFEGVAAEGLPGLERIVSRDGAKFLVTARDEGAMRALVGALLQRGGSLHSVLPQRERLEDLFLREIGR, from the coding sequence ATGAGCCGCGAGGCGGTCCTCGAGGTCGCGCACGTGGCCCGCAGCTATCGCGCCAATTTCTCGCCCAGGAAGTACTGGATTCTGCGGGACCTGAGCTTCAGCGTCGAGCCGGGCGAGCTGTTCGGCTTCATCGGCCCGAACGGCGCCGGCAAGACCACGACCATCAAGCTGATTATGGATCTGGTGCGGCCCGACGCCGGGAGCATCCGCCTGTTCGGCCAGCCGCACCGGACCGTGGCGGTGAAGCGCCGCGTCGGCTTCCTTCCCGAGAACCCTTATTTCTACGATTACCTGACCGCTGGGGAGTTCCTCGATTTCTACGCCCGGCTCTTCGCGCTCCCCGCCGAGGCGCGCCGGCGCAAGGTGGACGAGCTGCTCGAGCTGGTGGGTCTCACCAACCGCCGCGATCGCCAGCTGCGCAAGTTCTCGAAGGGGATGCTGCAGCGGCTGGGGCTGGCGCAGGCGCTCATCAACGAGCCCGATCTGGTGATCCTGGACGAGCCGATGTCGGGGCTGGATCCAGTGGGCCGCCGGGAGGTGCGGGACATCATTCTCTCCCTCAAGCGCTCCGGCAAGACGGTGTTCTTCTCGACGCACATCCTCTCCGACACCGAGCTGCTGTGCGACCGGGTCGGGATCCTGAGCAAGGGGGAGCTCAAGGCGGTGGGCAAGATCCCCGACCTGATCGCCTCGGATGTGAAGCATTGGGAGATTGCCTTCGAAGGCGTGGCCGCCGAAGGGCTGCCGGGGCTGGAGCGCATCGTGTCGCGCGATGGCGCCAAGTTCCTGGTCACCGCCCGCGACGAGGGCGCCATGCGCGCTCTGGTCGGCGCCTTGCTGCAGCGGGGGGGGAGCCTGCACTCGGTCCTGCCGCAGCGGGAGCGTCTGGAAGATCTGTTTCTGCGGGAGATTGGCCGATGA
- a CDS encoding ABC transporter permease, which yields MRRIGVIALNTFREAIRDRILYLLLVFALLLMVSAQLLSLLTVGGEEKIIKDLGLASISLFGVLTAVFIGVSLVSKEIERRTIYTIVSKPIHRHEFLLGKFCGLALTLGVNTAIMTAFFYLLLLLKGFADPRLLLAIVLIYMELLLVTAFATLFSAFSTPILSTLFSLSLYLVGHLTWSLDLLSARLAAPSGKVLCRILFLALPNLEIFNIKGDVVHGAPIPLSLPLLALAYLLGYGGAVLAAACWILDRRDFN from the coding sequence ATGAGGCGCATCGGCGTGATCGCGCTGAACACCTTTCGCGAGGCGATCCGCGATCGCATCCTCTACCTGCTGCTGGTCTTCGCCCTCCTCCTGATGGTCTCGGCGCAGCTGCTGAGCCTGCTGACGGTGGGAGGCGAGGAGAAGATCATCAAGGATCTGGGGCTGGCATCGATCTCCCTGTTCGGTGTGCTCACGGCCGTCTTCATCGGCGTCTCCCTGGTAAGTAAGGAGATTGAGCGTCGCACCATCTACACCATCGTCTCCAAGCCGATCCATCGCCACGAATTCCTGCTCGGCAAGTTTTGCGGCCTGGCGCTGACCCTGGGGGTCAACACCGCGATCATGACCGCTTTCTTCTACCTGCTCCTGCTGCTCAAGGGGTTCGCCGACCCGCGCCTTCTGCTCGCGATCGTCCTGATCTACATGGAGCTCCTTCTGGTGACCGCATTCGCCACTCTGTTCTCCGCCTTCTCCACTCCGATCCTCAGCACGCTGTTCAGCCTGTCGCTTTATCTCGTGGGGCACCTCACCTGGAGCCTCGACCTGCTGAGCGCGCGGCTGGCGGCGCCGTCCGGCAAGGTGCTGTGCCGCATCCTCTTCCTGGCGCTCCCGAATCTGGAGATCTTCAATATCAAGGGGGACGTGGTGCACGGCGCGCCGATTCCGCTTTCCCTGCCGCTGCTGGCGCTGGCTTATCTCCTGGGCTATGGAGGCGCCGTCCTCGCGGCAGCCTGCTGGATTCTCGACCGCCGGGACTTCAACTAG
- a CDS encoding glycosyltransferase family 4 protein produces MRSRMPGRVHVCHIVTLLELGGAQQNTLYTVGHLDRSRYRVSLVAGKGGLLDAEALALPDVEVHLLPELVREVDPASDLKALGRLTALLLRLQPDVVHTHSSKAGVLGRWAAYLAGVGTVIHSIHGFGFHPEMPLLQRGFYRALEAGTSAVTTRFLAVSQASLDAGVSQGILTPERSTLVRSGIRLAAFRRAVPDGALRRDLSIAAEAPLVGMIACLKPQKAPLDFVRAAQRVASRVPTAHFLLAGDGEQRGAVEEAARAAGLSGRLHLLGWRRDIPALLSELSLLVLTSLWEGLPRVVPEAMAAGLPVVATRVDGTPEAVRDGETGFLVDPHDVQAMAEKIEYLLTHPAEARRMGERGRLQVEEFDIDAMVERQEAIYESLLSRQV; encoded by the coding sequence ATGAGATCGAGGATGCCGGGACGCGTGCATGTCTGCCACATCGTCACGCTGCTGGAGCTGGGAGGCGCGCAGCAGAACACGCTGTACACGGTGGGGCACCTGGATCGGAGCCGCTACCGCGTCTCGCTCGTCGCCGGCAAGGGCGGGCTGCTGGACGCAGAAGCGCTCGCCCTGCCCGACGTCGAGGTCCATCTCCTTCCCGAGCTGGTGCGCGAGGTGGATCCCGCCTCCGATCTGAAAGCCCTGGGGCGCCTCACCGCGCTGCTGCTGCGCCTGCAGCCCGACGTGGTGCACACCCACTCCTCGAAAGCGGGAGTCCTGGGGCGGTGGGCCGCCTATCTGGCGGGCGTCGGCACGGTGATCCATTCGATCCACGGCTTCGGGTTCCACCCGGAGATGCCGCTCCTGCAACGGGGCTTCTACCGGGCCCTGGAGGCGGGCACCTCGGCGGTGACGACGCGCTTCCTGGCGGTTTCCCAGGCCAGCCTCGACGCCGGCGTGAGCCAGGGGATCCTGACGCCGGAGCGCTCTACGCTGGTGCGCAGCGGCATCCGTCTCGCCGCTTTCCGCCGCGCCGTCCCCGATGGCGCCCTGCGCCGCGACCTGTCGATCGCGGCCGAAGCACCGCTGGTCGGGATGATCGCCTGCCTGAAGCCCCAGAAGGCGCCGCTGGATTTCGTGCGGGCCGCGCAGCGCGTGGCGAGCCGCGTGCCCACGGCGCACTTCCTCCTGGCCGGAGACGGCGAGCAGCGCGGGGCGGTCGAGGAGGCGGCGCGCGCGGCGGGCCTGTCCGGGCGGCTGCACCTGCTCGGGTGGAGGCGCGATATCCCGGCTCTCCTTTCCGAGCTGAGCCTGCTGGTGCTGACCTCACTCTGGGAAGGGCTGCCGCGGGTCGTTCCCGAGGCCATGGCCGCGGGCCTTCCGGTGGTGGCCACCCGGGTGGACGGAACGCCGGAAGCGGTGCGCGACGGAGAGACCGGCTTCCTGGTCGATCCGCACGACGTGCAGGCCATGGCGGAGAAGATCGAATACCTGCTGACCCATCCCGCGGAGGCCCGGCGGATGGGGGAGCGGGGCAGGTTGCAGGTCGAGGAGTTCGACATCGACGCGATGGTCGAGCGTCAGGAGGCGATCTATGAAAGCTTGCTGTCGCGCCAGGTCTGA
- a CDS encoding ATP-binding protein, which translates to MLRGLSTYEGRVRIFLVLLVLFLSAAITVNFRLLMTGRNAVLEETGERVLLEAESAVARLQLSAAASGDGFSAGAPGGVTQAQLARIAREHDLAGIEILSPSGRIEVSSYIGRSGLPDGEYASLEPARRSDLEAGQAVVASLRDEEGVAYATISGFLPLIGSSGKPGAILKIEEHAGELARLQRSLRVLAAVQAAGVCCVVLLVLLFARWLLAPYRKLMSTAAAAAGGVQAAAGEPDELFATFQTVTEKLKAQEDELIRLRGEASGGSAAGLPAESLAAGLTSGMLAFDAQGILRLANPAALQILGVGRAEIAGRELASLFDRFTPLGRLLSEALRDQAPRSREMVPFQRSDGREIHLGIGVSPMGGPAGGGGLVCLLSDLTEIRQLRDRVALKENLSHLGELSAGIAHEFRNSLATLQGYARLLERSEGEETVDLSRRILREVEGSRKVVEEFLQFARPARLQMGELDLRTLLESLGRELSSSAGAGAIRFKVQGEFPCLVGDETQLRRAFQNLLLNAVQACNGRPLEIEVTGSVEEGKTLRIEVSDNGMGIPPEILPRIFTPFFTTRPEGTGLGLPLVQKAIVSHDGSIEVASQPGKGACFTIRLPLAGSPVAAAGEGEIPESASTWEKAGGTRHLL; encoded by the coding sequence ATGCTCCGTGGATTGTCCACCTACGAGGGAAGGGTCCGGATTTTCCTGGTGCTCCTCGTCCTCTTTCTGTCCGCCGCCATCACGGTCAACTTCCGGCTGCTGATGACCGGCCGCAATGCGGTGCTGGAGGAGACAGGCGAGCGGGTCCTGCTGGAGGCTGAGTCGGCCGTCGCCCGATTGCAGCTGAGCGCCGCAGCGTCGGGCGACGGTTTTTCCGCCGGCGCGCCGGGCGGGGTCACGCAGGCACAGCTCGCGCGGATCGCGCGGGAGCACGATCTGGCAGGCATCGAAATCCTGAGTCCTTCAGGGCGCATCGAGGTCTCCTCTTACATCGGCCGCAGCGGGCTCCCCGACGGCGAGTATGCGTCTCTCGAGCCGGCGCGTCGGAGCGACCTCGAGGCGGGACAGGCGGTCGTCGCTTCCCTGCGGGACGAGGAGGGAGTCGCCTATGCGACGATTTCCGGCTTCCTTCCCCTGATTGGCTCGTCCGGGAAGCCGGGAGCCATCCTCAAGATCGAAGAGCATGCCGGAGAGCTGGCTCGCCTGCAGCGCAGCCTGAGGGTCCTGGCGGCGGTGCAGGCAGCGGGCGTCTGCTGCGTGGTGCTGCTGGTTCTGCTGTTCGCGCGCTGGCTTCTGGCTCCCTACCGGAAGCTGATGAGCACCGCCGCCGCGGCGGCGGGCGGCGTGCAAGCGGCGGCGGGGGAGCCCGACGAGCTGTTCGCGACTTTCCAGACCGTGACCGAGAAGCTGAAGGCGCAGGAAGACGAGCTGATTCGCCTGCGGGGCGAGGCCTCCGGAGGGTCCGCCGCGGGGCTGCCGGCGGAGAGCCTGGCCGCCGGATTGACCTCCGGCATGCTGGCCTTCGACGCGCAGGGGATCCTGCGTCTGGCCAATCCGGCGGCGCTGCAGATTCTCGGCGTCGGGCGCGCCGAGATTGCCGGCAGGGAGCTCGCGAGCCTCTTCGATCGCTTCACGCCGCTGGGGCGCCTCCTGTCGGAGGCGCTTCGGGATCAGGCGCCGCGCAGCCGCGAGATGGTGCCGTTCCAGCGCTCCGACGGCCGCGAGATCCATCTGGGGATTGGCGTCTCCCCGATGGGTGGACCGGCCGGCGGCGGGGGTCTCGTCTGCCTGCTTTCCGATCTCACCGAGATTCGCCAGCTCCGCGATCGCGTCGCGCTCAAGGAGAACCTGTCGCACCTGGGAGAGCTCTCGGCCGGGATCGCCCACGAGTTCCGAAACTCCCTGGCCACCTTGCAGGGCTACGCCCGGCTGCTGGAGCGATCGGAAGGGGAGGAGACGGTCGATCTATCCCGCCGCATCCTGCGGGAGGTGGAAGGATCTAGGAAAGTCGTGGAAGAGTTCCTGCAGTTCGCCCGCCCCGCCCGTCTGCAAATGGGGGAGCTGGACCTCCGCACCCTGCTCGAGTCATTGGGCCGCGAGCTCTCGAGCTCTGCCGGCGCGGGCGCAATCCGTTTCAAAGTCCAGGGGGAGTTCCCCTGCCTGGTGGGAGACGAGACGCAGCTTCGCAGGGCCTTCCAGAATCTCCTGCTGAATGCCGTCCAGGCATGCAACGGCCGCCCGCTGGAGATCGAAGTGACCGGCTCGGTGGAGGAGGGGAAGACCCTGCGGATCGAAGTCTCCGACAACGGCATGGGCATTCCTCCCGAGATCCTCCCGAGGATTTTCACTCCCTTCTTCACGACCCGCCCTGAAGGCACCGGGCTTGGCCTGCCGCTCGTGCAGAAGGCGATCGTGAGCCATGATGGCAGCATCGAGGTGGCCAGCCAGCCGGGGAAGGGAGCCTGTTTCACGATTCGCCTCCCGCTCGCAGGTTCTCCCGTTGCCGCGGCGGGCGAGGGAGAAATCCCGGAATCGGCGTCCACCTGGGAAAAGGCGGGCGGCACCCGGCACCTTTTGTAA